Proteins found in one Micropterus dolomieu isolate WLL.071019.BEF.003 ecotype Adirondacks linkage group LG12, ASM2129224v1, whole genome shotgun sequence genomic segment:
- the LOC123980822 gene encoding mucin-5AC-like: MYRKILAKNLLPSVIATKMGRGWVFQHDNGPKHTARATKEWLPTTATDAVTSSETTSAPTTTTGGTTSATTTTPDPTTTAVTTSTETTVPTTTTAATTTTTTATTAPDAVTSSATTTSPLTTTTTATTAPDAVTSSATTTTAATSATTTSPLTTTTTATTAPDAVTSSETTSAPTTTTADTSATTTTPDPTTTAVTTSTETTVPTTTRAATTTTPDPTTTAVTTSTETTAPTTTTAATTTTTTAPLAVTSSATTSAPTTTTADTSATTTSPLTTTTTAQERHLQQQHLLSQQRLIRLRQCSKNNIDTSCDNDICNNSRNNICNNTCCNNYSINSSNNICSVNSSNNSNNNNTCYDYNNTSATTTTTTSATFAPTTAVTATPTTPNTTTTAATTAATTPAPTATTAATTATTPAPTSLVKLAPNGSSSVYNYCTCNCCTYNYLTYNFHICNYCTYSYLTYNFHIYNHCTYNYCIYNCSTLYIKAFIVRASMIKTQLEPVFQRAFPSSFNSLDVVSFSTAIKVFTITTTPAPTTTAATTPALTTTTTTTPAPTTTTPGTTTTAPTLAPTITAAAATTTTAPTTTSPVTTTTATTLAPTTTTVATTTALAPTTTTPGTTSPTTTTAITTPAPTTTTAATKPAPTTTTAATKPALTTTTAATKPALTTTTAAATTTPALTTTAATTLSATTNTAETTPAPTTTTPANTTTATTLAPTTTTLATTTAPTTTPALTTTTAAATTTTTTTVPITTSLVTTTTTTTTTTTTTTTPAPTTTTPGTTTTAPTLAPTTTAAAATTTTALTSTPETTITTTTTLAPTSTTAATTPVPTTIIAAITTTLAPTTTKATTKPAPTTTTAATTTTAPTSSSVTTTTTPSTSASTTATAAATTAAPTTTPVTTSTAPTLSPTTTTAATTITTAPTTTSPVTTTTATTLAPTTTTAATTKHVVRRFLSNQQKIWFGPSQSP; this comes from the exons ATGTATCGCAAGATCTTGGCcaaaaacctccttccctcagtaataGCAAcgaagatgggtcgtggctgggtcttccagcatgacaatggCCCAAAACACACTGCgagggcaactaaggagtggctcc caacaacagcaactgaTGCAGTAACGTCATCtgaaacaacatctgctccaACTACTACAACAGGAGGaacaacatctgcaacaactacaacacctGATCCAACAACGACAGCGGTAACAACATCTACTGAAACTACTGTTccgactacaacaacagcagcaacaactacaacaacaacagcaacaacagcacctgATGCAGTAAcgtcatctgcaacaacaacatctcctctcacaacaacgacaacagcaacaacagcacctgATGCAGTAACGTCttctgcaacaac aacaacagcagcaacatctgcaacaacaacatctcctctcacaacaacgacaacagcaacaacagcacctgATGCAGTAACGTCATCtgaaacaacatctgctccgactacTACAACAGCAGATACATCTGCAACAACGACAACACCTGATCCAACAACGACAGCGGTAACAACATCTACTGAAACTACTGTTCCGACTAcaacaagagcagcaacaactacaacacctGATCCAACAACGACAGCGGTAACAACATCTACTGAAACTACTGCTccgactacaacaacagcagcaacaactacaacaacaacagcacctTTGGCAGTAACGTCttctgcaacaacatctgctccgactacTACAACAGCAgatacatctgcaacaacaacatctcctctcacaacaacgacaacagca caggaacgtcatctgcaacaacaacatctcctcTCACAACAACGCCTGATCCGACTACGACAGTG cagcaaaaacaacatcGACACCAGCTGCGACAACgacatctgcaacaacagcagaaacaacatctgcaacaacacctgctgcAACAACTACAGCATCAACAGTAGCAACAACATTTGCTCCgtcaacagcagcaacaacagcaacaacaacaacacctgctacGACTACAACAACA CATctgcaacaactacaacaacaacatctgcaacaTTTGCTCCGacaacagcagtaacagcaacaccaacaacacctaATACAactacaacagcagca acaacagcagcaacaacacctgctccaactgcaacaacagcagcaacaacagcaacaacacctgctccaact TCCTTAGTGAAACTGGCACCAAA CGGGTCCAGTTCCGTCTACAACTACTGCACCTGCAACTGCTGCACCTACAACTACCTCACCTACAACTTCCACATCTGCAACTACTGCACCTACAGCTACCTCACCTATAACTTCCACATCTACAACCATTGCACCTATAACTACTGCATCTACAACTGTAGCACTCTTTACATCAAGG CTTTTATAGTTCGAGCTTCTATGATAAAGACACAG cttGAACCTGTGTTCCAAAGGGCTTTCCCTTCCTCCTTCAACTCCTTGGACGTGGTATCATTCAG cactgctatcaaagtatttaccATAACAAccacacctgctccaacaactactGCAGCGACAACGCCTGCTCTCACAACAACTACTACAACAACAcctgccccaacaacaactACTCCAGGAACTACTACTACAGCACCAACACTTGCTCCCACAATaactgctgcagcagcaacaacaacaactgctcCAACAACAACTAGTCCAGTAACTActactacagcaacaacacttgCTCCAACTACAACTACtgtagcaacaacaacagcacttGCTCCAACAACAACTACTCCAGGAACAACTAGTCCAACAACTACCACAGCAATAACAACACCTGCTCCCACAACAACTACTGcagcaacaaaacctgctccCACAACAACTACTGcagcaacaaaacctgctctCACAACAACTACTGcagcaacaaaacctgctctCACAACAActactgcagcagcaacaaccacacctgctctgacaactactgcagcaacaacacttTCTGCAACAACAAATACTGCAGAAACTACACCTGCTcccacaacaacaactccaGCCAATActactacagcaacaacacttgCTCCCACAACAACTACTTTGGCAACAACAACAGCgccaacaacaacacctgctctcACAACAActactgcagcagcaacaacaacaacaacaacaactgttcCAATAACAACTAGTCTAGtaacaactactactactactactactactactactacaacaacaacacctgccccaacaacaactACTCCAGGAACTACTACTACAGCACCAACACTTGCTCCCACAACaactgctgcagcagcaacaacaacaactgctcTAACAAGTACTCCAGAAACTACTattactacaacaacaacacttgCTCCAACATCAactactgcagcaacaacacctgttCCCACAACAATTATTGcagcaataacaacaacacttgctccaacaacaacaaaagcaacaacaaaacctgctccgacaacaactactgctgcaacaacaacaactgctcCAACAAGTAGTTCagtaactactactactactccatCAACATCTGCTTCCACAACAGctactgcagcagcaacaacggcTGCTCC
- the LOC123979706 gene encoding LOW QUALITY PROTEIN: bromodomain-containing protein DDB_G0280777-like (The sequence of the model RefSeq protein was modified relative to this genomic sequence to represent the inferred CDS: inserted 1 base in 1 codon), protein SSNSSSNNTCSNSSSNSSNNTCNNTCSSSNNSCNSSNXQQQQQQQHQQQQHLQQQQQHLQQQQQHLQQQQQHLQQQQQQQQQQHLQQQQQQQQQQHLQQHLQQQQQQLQQQQQQQQQQQQHQQQQHLQQQQQHLQQQQQHLQQQQQHLQQQQQQQQQQHLQQQQQQQQQQHLQQHLQQQLQQQQQHLQQQQQQQQQQQQQQQQQQQQQQHLQQQQQQQQHLLQQQQQHLLQQQQQHLLQQQQQHLKNNNTCSDNDDSKNNNTCSDNNNYNNNNNNNTCSNNNNYNNNNSTTPMADLPQNSAVAQTLVEAVNNTNNSFNVSINPNTVLAVAGPVPSTTTVPTAAAPTTTASTTVALITSRVTFRSVQSTFTSDLNNPSSAAFIVRASMIKTQLEPVFQRAFSSSFNSLDVVSFRNGSIINEMNVRFASTFVPNNTQIASVLISAASTVTGFDIEGSSINVNGTPSSGVSHKISFITASCLVLLSWILSSQR, encoded by the exons agcagcaacagcagcagcaacaacacctgcagcaacagcagcagcaacagcagcaacaacacctgcaacaacacctgcagcagcagcaacaacagctgcaacagcagca agcagcagcagcaacagcagcaacaccagcagcagcaacacctgcaacagcagcagcaacacctgcaacagcagcagcaacacctgcaacagcagcagcaacacctgcaacagcagcagcaacagcagcagcaacaacacctgcagcaacagcagcagcaacagcagcaacaacacctgcaacaacacctgcagcagcagcaacaacagctgcaacagcagcaacagcagcagcagcaacagcagcaacaccagcagcagcaacacctgcaacagcagcagcaacacctgcaacagcagcagcaacacctgcaacagcagcagcaacacctgcaacagcagcagcaacagcagcagcaacaacacctgcagcaacagcagcagcaacagcagcaacaacacctgcaacaacacctgcaacaacagctgcaacagcagcagcaacacctgcaacagcagcagcaacagcagcagcaacagcagcagcaacaacagcagcaacagcagcagcaacaacacctgcagcaacagcaacagcagcaacaacacctgctccaacagcagcaacaacacctgctccaacagcagcaacaacacctgctccaacagcagcaacaacacct CAagaacaacaacacctgctccgaCAACGACGACAGCAagaacaacaacacctgctccgacaacaacaactacaacaacaacaacaacaacaacacctgctccaacaacaacaactacaacaacaa CAATTCAACAACTCCCATGGCAGACCTCCCACAGAACAGTGCCGTTGCTCAAACCTTAGTAGAAGCTGTGAATAATACCAACAATAGCTTCAATGTGAGCATAAATCCCAACACAGTCCTAGCAGTAG cgGGTCCAGTTCCGTCTACAACTACTGTGCCTACAGCTGCTGCACCTACAACTACTGCATCTACAACTGTAGCACTCATTACATCAAGGGTGACTTTCAGATCTGTTCAAAGCACCTTTACAAGTGACTTGAACAATCCATCATCTGCAGCTTTTATAGTTCGAGCTTCTATGATAAAGACACAG cttGAACCTGTGTTCCAAAGggctttctcttcctccttcaaCTCCTTGGACGTGGTATCATTCAG AAATGGCTCAATCATCAACGAAATGAATGTTCGCTTTGCAAGCACATTTGTTCCTAATAACACTCAGATTGCAAGTGTTTTGATCAGTGCTGCTTCAACCGTTACCGGCTTTGACATTGAAGGCAGCTCAATCAACGTGAATGGCACAC CATCAAGTGGAGTAAGCCACAAGATCAGTTTCATTACCGCATCCTGCCTGGTACTGTTGTCATGGATTCTGTCAAGCCAGCGATAG